The Periplaneta americana isolate PAMFEO1 chromosome 2, P.americana_PAMFEO1_priV1, whole genome shotgun sequence genome has a window encoding:
- the LOC138691221 gene encoding uncharacterized protein codes for MMFRHRVYVLLAVMRCCFPYIGATTVRQPDSTTYAYTATAEETIQTTTKPSDFVESQTETEDDNTSFTDYYEFRENRTLTKAFFAMDISKFHVNCTEDVENADYDEYYEDMIYEERHQELTTMANEVRYDFQEAIRSVMIFVCADNSSIVNDTINSLQDYVQKCTKFIGELKSTDEDITNGTILDLKPYEDSIKYVTSIICIVQQFKDLVDDTDKMVFLRNSFVNKYNVFDHFNKTKVWETFYKEQTSLLNIMEKYIVKIGNLSEEIELGNLSNIMITQETSDLVDLRYWENEVSEQRKLVEIIQCAFYDFKKTDTFQLLVKPIVSGTVSSFSVIGNTLLLLIFIRHKEMRTLANLMLINLAVIDCFAILFGVILDNIRLLYRWQLGVKACKLFFFIQYMSIGVSTYSVVMLSVQRFLAVRDVPGSRKNLLQNKTKAIMMLSIVWLVGCITAVPHAIAGDVILDLCLEVRYHSFGTITTIDLCTFCVIPIVLLATFSAPTALYIKRSVQKMPGEGTPRMKQMKHDRVVTSKVLFTLVILYFIAYLPYFLLMFLTRELGITFSGFTLSSLNTFSFCLRSLNCCLNPVALYIMSKCYRKYFNMYIPCCK; via the exons ATG ATGTTCAGGCACAGAGTTTACGTGTTGCTGGCGGTGATGAGGTGTTGCTTCCCCTATATTGGAGCCACCACAGTGCGTCAACCTGACTCCACGACGTACGCATATACCGCTACTGCAGAGGAGACTATTCAGACGACCACGAAACCTTCAGATTTTGTTGAAAGCCAGACAGAAACAGAAGATGACAACACGTCGTTCACAGACTATTACGAATTTAGAGAAAATCGCACCCTCACAAAAGCTTTCTTTGCTATGGACATCTCTAAATTTCACGTAAATTGCACTGAAGACGTTGAAAATGCCGACTATGACGAATATTACGAGGACATGATATATGAAGAGCGTCATCAGGAACTAACGACAATGGCCAATGAAGTACGATACGATTTCCAGGAAGCTATCAGGTCAGTGATGATATTCGTGTGTGCTGACAACAGTTCTATAGTGAATGACACTATTAATTCGTTACAAGACTATGTTCAGAAATGCACGAAATTCATAGGTGAACTGAAGTCTACAGATGAAGATATTACAAACGGGACTATCCTGGATTTGAAGCCTTATGAAGACAGTATAAAATATGTGACATCTATCATCTGTATAGTACAACAATTTAAAGATCTCGTGGACGATACCGACAAAATGGTATTTTTACGTAATTCGTTCGTAAATAAATACAACGTATTCGATCACTTCAACAAGACGAAAGTATGGGAAACCTTTTACAAAGAACAGACCTCATTGTTGAATATTATGGAAaagtatattgtaaaaattggGAATCTATCTGAGGAAATAGAACTAGGTAATCTGTCCAATATAATGATAACTCAAGAAACATCTGACTTAGTTGACTTAAGGTATTGGGAGAATGAAGTAAGTGAACAAAGAAagcttgttgaaataattcagtgTGCTTTCTACGACTTCAAGAAAACAGATACATTTCAACTTCTGGTGAAACCTATCGTTAGTGGAACTGTGTCCTCCTTTAGTGTAATAGGAAACACTCTTCTTCTCTTAATTTTTATCAGGCATAAAGAAATGAGAACACTGGCTAATCTTATGTTGATAAACTTAGCTGTTATCGATTGTTTCGCCATTCTTTTTGGTGTCATTCTGGACAATATTCGGCTTCTCTACCGTTGGCAGCTTGGTGTAAAAGCGTGCAAGCTATTCTTCTTTATCCAGTACATGAGTATAGGTGTCAGTACGTATTCTGTAGTCATGCTCAGTGTTCAGAGATTCCTGGCTGTGAGGGATGTTCCAGGAAGCAGAAAGAATCTGCTACAAAACAAAACGAAGGCCATCATGATGTTATCCATCGTCTGGTTGGTAGGGTGTATCACAGCTGTCCCTCATGCCATAGCCGGTGATGTGATATTAGATCTTTGTCTTGAGGTTAGATATCATAGTTTCGGAACAATAACCACAATCGACCTGTGCACGTTCTGCGTCATCCCCATAGTGCTTCTGGCTACATTCTCAGCACCAACTGCCCTCTATATTAAGAGAAGTGTCCAAAAGATGCCGGGAGAGGGAACACCTCGAATGAAACAGATGAAGCACGATCGCGTAGTTACTTCAAAAGTCTTGTTTACGCTGGTTATACTTTACTTCATTGCATATCTGCCTTATTTTCTCTTGATGTTCCTCACTCGTGAACTAGGCATTACCTTTTCGGGCTTTACTCTGAGCAGCCTTAACACGTTCTCATTCTGTCTCAGAAGCTTGAATTGTTGTTTGAATCCTGTTGCGCTGTATATTATGAGTAAGTGTTACAGGAAATACTTCAACATGTATATTCCCTGCTGTAAGTAA
- the LOC138691205 gene encoding neuromedin-B receptor-like — MSRHGAFILVAMWSYLLYTTATTVLPSDTSNDMDVTEEENTSEINAIASDFATNDTDCQDDSASFADCKTEKVSEFQTKPFIDISSLQVDCAKDVRYDQYYVYVPHEEPVQELTTMASEIRSQFQEVIKSAMIFACLTNDSVGQDTIDSLNDYVQKCTEFVEKLKLKQTEIEIVPVFDSRPYQKSITDAQSVIFVVQQFRDLVDDNNKIVRLQTSFYKQAKAFDQFNKTAVWENITKEQKLLLNIMTDYVQKAGNLSENIQQNHLSNIFVTKTTSQLIDVKFWEKQLHNQKEIVALSQGAVDSFKDIDVTLYVVEPIVGGIVFVFSIIGNAILLLIFIRHKEMRTLPNLMVINLAFVDCLAVVLALPVDLLRLRYRWQLGLTGCKIFFFIQYMCISVSTYSVVMISVQRFMAVRDVPMTGKFQLGNKAKAILMLITVWLIGCIVGIPHAIAGDVICDFCVEVRYHSFGMVSTIDLFTYCIIPTILLAVFSGLAAVHIKRSVLKMPGEGTTGLKKLKHDRMLAFKVLLSLVILYFFGYVFHFLLIFLHHQLGVSFDGRTFILVNVILFCIRNLSICLNPVALYIMSKSYRVHFNKYLPLQSVN; from the coding sequence ATGTCCAGACACGGAGCTTTCATATTGGTGGCGATGTGGAGCTACCTCCTGTATACTACAGCTACTACAGTTCTACCATCTGACACGTCCAATGACATGGACGTTACTGAAGAAgagaatacttctgaaataaaCGCGATAGCTTCAGATTTCGCTACAAACGATACAGATTGCCAAGATGATAGTGCTTCATTCGCAGACTGCAAGACAGAAAAAGTATCTGAATTTCAGACAAAACCGTTTATTGACATTTCCAGCCTCCAAGTCGACTGCGCAAAAGACGTGCGCTACGACCAATACTACGTGTATGTACCGCATGAAGAACCGGTCCAAGAACTGACAACAATGGCCAGTGAAATACGTTCCCAGTTTCAGGAAGTTATCAAATCTGCGATGATATTCGCTTGTCTTACAAACGATTCCGTAGGACAAGACACTATCGACAGTTTGAACGATTATGTTCAGAAATGCACGGAATTCGTGGAGAAACTGAAATTGAAACAAACGGAGATTGAAATTGTGCCAGTTTTTGATTCCAGACCTTATCAAAAAAGCATAACTGACGCGCAGTCTGTTATCTTTGTGGTGCAACAATTCAGAGATCTCGTGGACGATAACAACAAAATAGTTCGTTTACAGACTTCTTTTTATAAACAAGCTAAAGCATTCGATCAATTTAACAAAACGGCAGTGTGGGAAAATATTACAAAGGAACAGAAGTTATTGTTGAATATAATGACAGACTACGTTCAGAAAGCTGGAAATTTATCTGAGAATATACAACAGAACCATCTGTCCAACATATTCGTAACTAAAACTACTTCTCAGTTAATCGATGTCAAATTCTGGGAGAAGCAATTACACAACCAAAAGGAGATCGTAGCATTAAGCCAAGGGGCTGTGGATTCATTCAAAGACATAGATGTTACTCTCTATGTCGTGGAACCTATAGTGGGTGGAATTGTATTCGTTTTTAGTATAATAGGAAATGCTATTCTTCTCTTAATTTTTATCAGACACAAAGAAATGAGAACGCTTCCTAATCTTATGGTGATAAATTTGGCATTTGTTGATTGTCTCGCCGTTGTTCTTGCCCTTCCTGTAGACCTCCTGCGACTTCGTTATAGGTGGCAGCTAGGTTTAACAGGATGCAAGATATTCTTTTTCATCCAATACATGTGTATAAGCGTCAGTACATATTCTGTCGTAATGATAAGCGTTCAGAGATTTATGGCTGTAAGAGATGTTCCGATGACAGGGAAATTTCAACTGGGCAACAAAGCGAAGGCCATCCTGATGTTAATCACCGTCTGGTTGATTGGTTGCATCGTTGGTATCCCTCACGCCATCGCTGGGGATGTGATTTGTGATTTTTGTGTTGAGGTCAGATACCATAGTTTTGGGATGGTAAGCACAATTGATTTGTTTACGTACTGCATAATTCCCACAATCCTTCTCGCCGTATTCTCAGGCTTGGCTGCTGTTCACATTAAGAGGAGCGTCCTGAAGATGCCAGGGGAAGGAACGACTGGCTTGAAAAAATTAAAGCACGACCGGATGTTAGCTTTCAAAGTGTTGCTTTCACTTGTTATTCTATATTTCTTCGGATACGTGTTCCACTTCCTTTTGATCTTCCTCCATCACCAACTGGGAGTTTCATTCGATGGCAGGACTTTCATTCTAGTCAACGTGATCTTATTCTGTATCAGAAATCTGAGCATTTGCTTGAATCCTGTTGCTTTATATATCATGAGTAAGTCTTACAGGGTGCACTTCAACAAGTATCTTCCTTTGCAGTCAGTAAACTGA